The nucleotide window atgaatgtgtgtgtgtatgtgtgtgtgtgtgtgcgtgccttgcGAGCGTGCTCAATGCATCAGCCACAGTTTAGTGGAATCCCGTCCAGCAGCTACCTCTTGAGCGGGccgagcctcacacacacacacacacacacacacacacacacacacacacacacacacacacacacacacactctgacctaATTCTGGTGCCGATGGGCCCATGCCAGAGCAGGCCTGGAGCCGGGCCACACCACACTGGGCTCTCCTGTGAGGGGGAACTGGAGATAGGAGCTTAACACAGCAGGAAGAACTGGATAAAGACTTGgatccatgaacacacacacacacacacacacacacacacacacacacacacacacacacacatacacacacacacacacacacacacacacacacactcacacacacacacacaaacacacacacacacactcacacacacacacacacaaatagacacacacacacaaatagacacacacacacaaatagacacacacacacacacacatacatcagacATCAGACTAGATGCATCGTCTGGGCATGTGCATGCTATCATggcaaagtgtgtgttgtgtctcgtCCAGCACAGCAGGCAGTAGTAATtttgtgcgcacgcacacagacaaacacacaaacacacacacacacacacacacacagcacaaatgcTTAGtcaaaaccacaaacacacaaacacgtaatATTTTCATGAACTTACACAATACCTACGTACATCACACTTCcattgaaaacacatacacacacacacacacacacactcatgaatgtACTGTGCAGCATTGAGGCCAAGCCctagcagtgtgtgtttattacgTGTGTTTGTAATCACGACACCGTCTAGAGGCAGATGTGGGTCAGGCTCAGTGCAAAGTCTGAAGATTGATCTTTTTACTTATTTCCTTAAGGAGGCCAGCGGtcacccagaaacacacacacacacacacacacacacacacacacacacacacgtcacccaGGATGGGGTGGACAAGGCCCAGTTCTGCACACAGTCATAAAgaccaccactcacacacacacgcacacacacacgcacacacacactcacactcacacacacgtcacccaGAGAGGGATGGACAAGGCCCAGATCTGCACGCAGACACAAAGactaccactcacacacacacacacacacacacacacacacacacagacgtcaccCAGAGAGGGGTGCATATGGCCCAGATGTGGGTCAGAGCTGTTGAATGTTGGCCACTATCTGAGGACTTATTAATGTTCCACCTCTAGGGAGATAGAGGAatgaggaaaaacacacacacacacacattattataagcacagacacacacacaaacacacaaagatacacatactcttttatacacacacacacacacacacacacacacacgcaaacatagagtccttcatacacacacacacatagacacacacactctcacacactcatggacacacacacacacacacacacacacacacacacacacacacacacacacacacatacacacacacacacacacatatacacacacacactgagctagcGGTTGGCGGAGTCTCTGGCAGATATTAAAGTCTTAAGTTACTGCGCTCGCGTTCTTCCAGAAGGAACTCAACTCGCCATTTGTTTTCTCTGTGACGTGGGCGTGTGGAACTAGGGCCAAGTGCCGACAGTGAGCCGAGCCAAAACCGGGCTAGACCCGGGCCATAGCAGAACTCTTGCtgggtgacgtgtgtgtgtgtgtgtgtgtgtgtgtgtgtgtgtgtgtgtgtgtgtgtgtgtgtgtggatgtgggtgtgctttttttttgtaagagaGGGCTTAGGTGGGCTGGGCTTTGGTGGCAAGGTCAAGggagttgtttgtttattttacgtATTTTTTCCGGGCACAtactttgtttgtttacagcgtatttgttttcttccagttgtcctttttttcccctccgtgTAGCGCCGCAAATGGATGTTTACTACAAAACCATTTTCACGGACCACCGAGCTGTCAGCGCAATTTATAAAAGGAATAAAACCCAAACGGGGacaaggcagaaaaaaaaacatgattacactggaagaagaaaaaaaacacacacacacacacacacactcccccaaacCCCGATTACTGTTAACGAGAAAGGACAAAAACATTGCGCACGCTCACTCACAAACCGGAGCAATATGCTGTAAATCCGGTGGTGACCAGAAGCATCAGTCAGTTTCACGGTGGGATGCTAAACAGACCCAACGAGAAGCATGTCCACGGTGTGTCCAAGAGCTAGCGCGCTAACACACACCAGCGTACCCATCATCATAGAACTGAACCTTAGCGCAGGGCTGAGTATGACTGCATAcaatacataggctacatacagcCAGTCCACCCCCCTAGGCAACTAGCGCGAAGGTTGCCAAAAAATGTATATAGGGGAAATCTGATGAGGACCATATGTAAGATTCTGCTGGGTTTTTAGCTGGGGCTGGTTTGTTtcagggagatgaagagagagatggggagagagagagagagagagagagagagagagagagagagatgagggatgaagatgaagacaaagagagagagaggtggatggatgttagaggagtggggaggggagaggagagtagaggagaagaggagaggacagaaggagaagaaaggagagaaggaggggagagtagagaagaggaaggaagaggagagaaggagaggaggtgagagtagaggagtggaggacaggagggaagaggagagtagaggattggtgTGTAGGGAGGATCAGGAGGCCTGCATtagctccactcctccacctcctcttctcctcctcctgtcctctgtgCAATTATGTCACGTTATAGAAGGAAgggccacaccacaccacagctctGATAGatggagcacagcacagccggCCAAGAAACACACAGCGGCGCTatcaagagacacacagagaagagagggagagaggagagagagacgggagaaagagggagaaaagagagagggggagaggagaggaggagaaagagggagaaaagagagggggagaagagaagaggagaaagaggggggggggaaagggaagagagggggagagagagagggggaaaggaagggggaaagagagagtgatagagggaggaaaatgtCCAGGTTTGGGGAGTTGGGGGGAAAAGGCCATAAaacctccagtgtgtgtgtgtgtgtgtgtgtgtgtgtgtgtgtgtgtgtgtgtacacgtgtgtatgtgtgtgtgtgtgtgtgtgtgtgtgtgtgtgtgtgtgtgtgtgtgtgtgcgtgtggggggtgAATAATATGATGTGATGCTGGGGttaagggagagtgtgtgttgagacagGGAGTTGGGGAAACACACATGTCGTTTGGGGAAATAAGAATTGGGACGGGGGTGCTGAGTGTGTGCTGATGACATGGGgggggcatggtgtgtgtgtgtgtgtgcgtgtgtgtgtgtgcgtgtgtgtgtgtgagagagggggggtgtaaGGGGGTTTTGAGCCCCATTTTGTGGAAGTgcggtggagagaggagaacatCTCTCTGTATGTTTTGGGTCACTCGGCCATGATTGAGTGGGTGGCGCTAACGAGATCCAGACATGACATACGGACGAACCACAGCAAACCAAAGCCCATGTAGCCTATTACGTTacagctctccacacacacacacacacacacacacacacacacacacacacacacactgctcttcaCACTCCGAGGTGTGAGGTGAAAactacagagcacacacagccctcaaacacacacagccctgctatGAATCACTAAGGGTCGAGTGTGTGATTCTAACGTTCTCCTTCCGTCTTTTGTTGGTTGGTTCGCAGGTGACGGAGAACCTCATCTCACAGCGTGGTTTCCCAGGTGAGTAGCGTCTCCTCGTCGTGTCTCGTCATGAAAGGCAGCCGTCTCtctgataagataagataagatggcCATCGGGGTTTCTGGAAAGTTCCGTGTAATGCACGTATGCGTGTGAGTCACAGTGGATgttgtgtctgtgaactttcactTATCCCTGAACTactgctcccccccccacacacacactccaacagacacacacacacaccaacagacacacacacacacacacacacacgttctcaacacagacacacaactacagtatatactgtattacagcgaactgcatacacacacacacacacacacacacacacacacacacacacacacacaatgtcttgCTTAACCATCTCCATTCTCCCCAGCAGAGCCCAGAGTGATGCCGCGCTCGTCGTACAACACGACTGCTGTTAAGCTGCTGAACACAGTACCACAGAGGCCATCCGCCCATCTCACACTCAGAGACAGTGCCATCTCAGGTGAGGGTGagtcttttgtctgtgtgtgtctgtgtgtgtgtgtgtgtgtgtgtgtgtgtgtgtgtgtgtgtgtgtgtggatctgtgtatgtatacactatgtgtgtgtgtgtgagtctgtgggtGGTATGCGGGAGCGTGTGATGTCATGTCAACATTTTACAAATGATGTAGTCactttctagtgtgtgtgtgtgtgtgtgtgtgtgtgtgtgtgtctggggtggGCACTttagagatggaaagagattGTGTGTATTTAGATTATCACAGTTTCCATCAACTTTCTCACACTTTcaccctccattctctctctcacacacacacactctcactcactcactgactctctctctcactcacacacacacacacacacacacacacacacacacacacacacaggtcaacctACCTTCCtgatacacaccacacaaagcATGAGGTGATCCATCCAATTTAGAGAATGGCTGGCCACCTTTTTtccaacacacagtcacacacacacacacacacacacacacacacacacacacacacacacacacacacacacacacacacacacacacacacacacacacacacacacacacacacacacacactcacacacacacacacacacacacacacacacacacacacacacacacacagtaaaagtgCAGCAGGTGGTTTATGCTTGAGTCTTGCACAAAAAACAGTTTAGAAGTATTTGGGAGGGCCTCTCCCTATGGTGTAGATAGCATTAgagcattttatttatttatttctaagaGGTGTTTTTTCAGTCAggccctgaaacacacacacacacacacacacacacacacacacacacacacacactattgtgcAGGCTAGAATCGATACATCTTCATTTGGACATGTAGGGTCTCGAAGGACCAGTAATGTACATTTATATAAGATAATAGAGCCTTTATCCAGAGGTGGAAACGCAACCCACATGCTGGGAGgatcacacatacgcacacacacacacacacacacacacacacacacacacacacacacatacacatacacatacacatacacacatacacacacacacacacacacacacacacacacacacacacacacacacacacacacacacacacacacacacagacacagacacagacacacacacacacacacacacacacacacacacacacacacacacacacacacgcacgctggaAGGCTCGCACATGTGGGGAGGAAGAGTAGGCCAGGAACGCGTGCAGCCGCCATCACGAGTACCAGGCCGATAGCTGCAGCGTCTGGAACGGATCAGACTGACGGGTTCTAGAGCTCAGAGCAGAGCCCACTCTGGGGCGAATTGGTTCTGGAGCTGGATGCTATCGGCACgggagtgtgtgggggtagtgtgtgtgtatgtgtgtgtgtgtgtgtgtggggggggggggggggggggggggtagatagGGGTTAGACAGGCAGACATCTGGTGTTCATCTGGGATATTCTGccccctgtgtgtatgtgtgtgtgtatcaatggCAACCCAAGGCTATGGCGTCCAAAAATAAGACATCTCTtgcctgaaaataattttcATCGAGGAATGTGCCTGCACTGAGTTTAGATAACCCTCCACATCTCCCTGCCggtctgtcagtcagtccatctctctctctctctctctctctcactctctctctctctctctctctctctctctctctctctttttttttctctcttgcgtttccttttttctcctcaACAGCTTCTCCCTTCTgttccccctacacacacacacacacacacacacacacacaaacacatacctacacacacacacacacacacacacacacacacacacacacacacacacacaaacacatacctacacacacacacacacacactcccctacgtgctccatttctctccctgcTTGATTTGGGAGCCTGTCGATCCGTCACCTCTTTCATCTCCTGCTTCTGTCTATTCAGctccttcctcccccctctatccctctctctctctctttctctctctctctctctctctaccccccccccctctctctcgctcgctcgttcgctcgctcgctctctcctccctttcactctctctccattccattTACCTTTTCATCTTTGGAACCTTATGGCGAACCCCATCCCTCTTTGCTCTCctccttcctgctctctctctctctttctctctttctctctctcactctgtaccTTTTTGctcctccctttcactctctctccattccattTACCTTTTCGTCTTTGGAACCTTACGGCGAACCCCATCCCTCTTTGCTCTCctccttcctgctctctctctctttctctctttctctctctcactctgtaccTTTTTGTCTTTGGAACCTTACGGCGAACcccatccctctttcctctccctcttcctgcccTCCTCCCCATCCATCTCTTCTGTCgctcctttctgtctgtctcactccattcttcttcctctttctccctccctcccactctctctctatctctctatcatctAAAAATGTGTATTGTCTACTCTCATCCTTAGCTTTTTCTCTATCACTGcaacttttttgttcttttcccCCAAAATGGTGTCATGTCCCAACTTCaaaatgtctctccaaaaaCAAGTATTTCTCTCATCCCATCATGTTTTTTCATCTATCGTttattttcttctccttttgttatttcactttccctctctctttttttcctctttatcGAGCAATCTCTTCATgtgtccactctgtgtgtgagtgtgtgagagtttatGTTGTACACACACCACGCAGACATGTTTAAAAGGTGTGAAGGCTTTCTTGGAAtatgaatattattttttttatgatctGATGGTTATCACATGAACAgagagtaaaagtgtgtgtgtgtgtgtgtgtgtctcctgagcTCGGTTATCGGTTCCATTAATTTCAACACAGGCCGGCTGTGTAAACACAGCAGCAGCTTCTAACGAGGAGAGAGACATGTGTGGGCGTTTTCTGCACGGCCTGTGGGGTGGAGGgttggtgggggctgggggggtctGGTCAGCTACTAAGCCTCACGGAAGTTATCAAGAACTTCAAATATCACTATTATCAATACTCAGGATTTAATAACTCCCTCAacaatctttttctctctctctctcacacacacacacacacacacacacacacacacacacacacacacacacacacacacacacacacacacacacacacacacacacacacacacacacacacacacacacccctctattAATGATATCCACTCTTATAGACTATTATATTATGATGTTTATCATGTGTATATATAGAATTCGTTACGGTTTAACACGAGGTCTTTGATGTTCTGATACAGAACAGAAGGGAACACTCAGTGGGTGTGTAAtggttctccttctcccttaTTAAACaccccttgcccccccccccctccctcagtaTTGCCAGTTCAATCAGTTTGGTGCGGTGCATAGCCTGCTAATGGGGAGCACACTACATAATCCTATAGACATAATTCTTTGTTTCAAAGTTTGCATTAAGAAAAATACAAATCTGTTTCTAGGGAGGTTCTCTGCCATATTTGTACATTTGTGTTTTTCTACAACTTCTCCTTACTTCTTTACAGTGTCTCCAGGTCATTCAGTTCAGTGTGGTACATTTTCTAATAATGAAGAATAGTGAAACGACACACCACATCAACTTAGACAATTCCAAAAAAGTTCGAATTAAGAAATACAAATGTTCTGGGGAGGTTCTCtgtcatatatatatttttaatctatcacacacacttaaatctCGCCTTTcagtccacaaacacacacattagatttACAGGATTACCACACACCTTGTTTACCTACAAACTGTTTACTCACACCTTGTTTACAAAACGttctgtgtccccccccccccctcctcctcctcaggctcCTACCCCAACCCGCAGCCCGACCTGCACCAGTCCTGCCGCCACCCGGTGCGCACCTGGGGCAACGGCAGCTTCGGCGCGCACCTGCGCAACATGACGCTGGCCAACGGGCGTCTGCGCGTGCCCCTGGACGGCCGCTACTACCTGTACGCCCAGGTGTACTTCCGCTACCCGTCGCCCAGCTCCGAGGCGGACCAGTCGGGCGCCAGCCACCAGCTGGTGCAGTGCATCTACAAGAAGACCAACTACCTGCGGCCCATCCAGCTGCTGAAGGGCGTGGGCACCAAGTGCTGGGCGCCAGACGCCGAGTACGCGCTGCACTCCGTCTACCAGGGCGGCCTGTTCGAGCTGCGCGCCGGCGACGAGGTCTTCGTCTCCGTCTCGTCGCCCACCATGGTCAACGCCGAGGAGTCGGCCAGCTACTTCGGCCTGTTCCGACTGgacctgtgagagagagggagggagggagagagagagacggagagagagaaagagagaaggaaggatggatggatggatggatggagggtgatgagaggaaggaagagaagaagaaacagagggagagagagagagagagagagagagagagaaggaaagggaacGCGCAACTGTGAGAAAGCACGGGGACTGCCATGCTAAAAGACTACGTTACCCATGAGGCATCTGTGCCGTGTgctgtgcagaggagaggagtggtgtGGCGTGGATGGGGCCTTTGCTGAGACATGCCTTAAAGTGGTTGTGGTGGTTGACGTGAGGAAGGAATTTtaaccctgttttttttttttttttaattctccaGTTTTTATGAGCCTGGACTCGATCTCCCATCCACATGAAAGACAGAGGAATGAATGTATTTTTCTAAGCCAAATCAATGGATTTTGCAATGCGTAACAAAATGGATGACCAAAGCCtgtgtatttttattattattattattattgttattattattgttgttgttgttgttatttttgttgttattgttgtttcatGTTTTCAATGTAGCTTGCAAGCCAGTAGGGTTTGTTTTGAATGGAACAACCGGAGAGCACATCGCAATGCTTTCTGGACGCGAGTGGAAACTGGACAATTCACATGGCAAGAACTCTGCATCTGATTGGTGCTTCATcatcacagatgtgtgtgtattctcgaGAGAAaggtgcttgcgtgtgtgtgggacgtgagagagagagagccctcggAGGCAGAGGACCGGTGAACTCTGAGAGATGTCGTTCTGGATAACTTTCAAAACGAGCAAGCAGGAATCTACCCACTCCTGTCCAACCTGAGAGGCATCCTGCTCAAGACAAGCTCATCCGtcatgcgaacacacacacacacacagatttgttaCCACCTTAGGGTCATACACCGCTGAAGATCCGGTACTCACACctctggcaacacacacacacacacacacacacgcacacgcacacgcacacgcacacacagacacacacagacacacacagacacacacagacacacacacacacacacacacacacacacacagacacacacacacacaatgagttatgttgtctcacagacacacatcactaCCTACCTTcccacttcaaacacacacacaaaacccacacacccacacccggAGAACCACACAAAGAGAAAAGCAAAGATAAACACTTGCATTAtaccgtatacacacacatctgagtgcAATTTGGATGATTCGGTGCCAGTCGAGTGGACGATATAGTGAATGCATGTTTTATAACAGACAAAACATGTTAATTAATGCACAGACGGTATTTAGGGGGTTCCCGCCAAAGGCTTGTgtgcacacatgaatgcacaccaGGGCTCTTCCTCCTGCCAAGAAACACCTCTAATCTCACgaatcaagcacacacacacacacacacattatagagAAAcactaaaacatacacacacacacttatggtcCTGTTTACATTAGGGCTCTGTTGCTGATCAAAGGTGCACATGCCCATGGAAGacaaattgcacacacacacacacacacacacacacacactcacacacactcaacctgggtgatgtatacagtatgcactgtaTACACAAACGTCCACATACAAAGCCCAGCACTCGGCCCACAAAAGAACAAAGACACATTAGTTAAActccacactttcacacacggAGTATGCGCCTCACAATAGAAGTGGCAGACTaagacaaacatgcacaaccttacacacacacacacacacacacacagccagcctctATTGTGTGTTCCTCTAACTAGCAGGACTCCTAGAGGTTCACCGTGGGTGGAATGTGACTCTCAGCCTCCCATGCTTTTTGACCGGAGGAAAGgttacgcaaacacacacacacacacacacacacacacattctctctctctctctgttgaaaTGTCAAGGCCCAGGCTGCCTCCCGCACCACTGACTTCCTCCGTTTTAAGAGACGGCAACTCGATACGCCGTGCCCATGCCATGCCATACAAATTCCTTTCCAAATAGATACATGaaattaaaaacaacaaacaccaccGGAGACTTTAAGCCTCTCGGTTCAGTCGAGCTCCTCATCGGTGGGCGGTTCAGTAACCTGTGTGTACATGATGTAAGTTAAAATTCAGCATCCTATGTATTGTTTAtgttgtatttctgtgtttCGATTTAATGGGTGAGTGTTAATAACCAACCATTTTCTAAATCACGAaggtgcatttgtttgtgtgtgtgtgtgtgtgtgtgtctgtgtgtgtgagagagagagaggtttttttgtttgttctctaTATGCTTTGTTCCTTGATGTGGTCGTTGTATATTGTTAATGGGTTGGCGCACTGGACTCCACTTTGGTTTcttggggaggggagagggagagagaatccaCTGTTTTAACGGTACCTGATCGAGGGAGCCTGTATATAGTATGAATTGAGAAACAAAGCATGGAGTCTGAGCACTTTTTTGtactttttaaattgttttttttatttttgtttgtttgttttttttcttctgcgcTTCACACGTCACCTTTTTTTTGCGTCAGATATGATTCACGTTTTAATCAGGGTGCAAATATCAAGA belongs to Sardina pilchardus chromosome 16, fSarPil1.1, whole genome shotgun sequence and includes:
- the tnfsf10l gene encoding TNF superfamily member 10, like isoform X1; this encodes MATQNNQDYYRSVSSESTTYMMVPANARRDAPSKLWIAMVVIVVVVLQIASTTGLFVYLNMSLSQVKSQGVTEELRCLGLLNALDKDQDIPENLAQLFGEPCIKLAEGIKAYISKVTENLISQRGFPEPRVMPRSSYNTTAVKLLNTVPQRPSAHLTLRDSAISGEGSYPNPQPDLHQSCRHPVRTWGNGSFGAHLRNMTLANGRLRVPLDGRYYLYAQVYFRYPSPSSEADQSGASHQLVQCIYKKTNYLRPIQLLKGVGTKCWAPDAEYALHSVYQGGLFELRAGDEVFVSVSSPTMVNAEESASYFGLFRLDL
- the tnfsf10l gene encoding TNF superfamily member 10, like isoform X2, with product MATQNNQDYYRSVSSESTTYMMVPANARRDAPSKLWIAMVVIVVVVLQIASTTGLFVYLNMSLSQVKSQGVTEELRCLGLLNALDKDQDIPENLAQLFGEPCIKLAEGIKAYISKVTENLISQRGFPEPRVMPRSSYNTTAVKLLNTVPQRPSAHLTLRDSAISGSYPNPQPDLHQSCRHPVRTWGNGSFGAHLRNMTLANGRLRVPLDGRYYLYAQVYFRYPSPSSEADQSGASHQLVQCIYKKTNYLRPIQLLKGVGTKCWAPDAEYALHSVYQGGLFELRAGDEVFVSVSSPTMVNAEESASYFGLFRLDL